A DNA window from Acinetobacter sp. 10FS3-1 contains the following coding sequences:
- the hda gene encoding DnaA regulatory inactivator Hda, producing MRQLQLDIEPQLDARISDFSGPGWGHVIDAIRQLHAGLINRFYVYGGAGTGKSHLLSAICDSYLEIGKSAIQVSLLELLDAPTEAITSLDRFDLIALDDIEAISGVPHWQRAVFHLINYNNEGGGQLVFSSRFAPIELKLELPDLQSRLTQAVSVRVPNGSLYADRYALVSSVLDRRGIHLDPQIFDYLLNYGSHQTSVLLQTLEQIIQLLKGEKLKVSHANLRQIYALIDEYR from the coding sequence ATGCGTCAATTGCAGTTAGATATAGAACCTCAACTCGATGCCCGAATCAGTGATTTTTCGGGTCCGGGCTGGGGGCATGTCATTGATGCCATTCGACAGTTACATGCTGGATTAATTAACCGTTTTTATGTATATGGTGGGGCAGGTACAGGTAAAAGCCATTTACTGTCTGCGATTTGTGACTCTTATCTGGAGATCGGTAAGTCGGCCATTCAAGTCTCTTTATTAGAGCTGCTAGATGCACCCACTGAAGCCATTACCTCTCTGGACCGTTTTGATCTGATTGCGCTGGATGATATTGAAGCCATCAGTGGCGTACCGCATTGGCAACGCGCCGTTTTTCATTTGATTAATTATAATAATGAAGGGGGCGGTCAGCTGGTGTTTTCATCGCGTTTCGCGCCTATTGAATTAAAACTGGAACTACCAGATCTGCAATCTCGTCTGACCCAGGCGGTCAGTGTTCGAGTACCCAATGGTAGTCTGTATGCTGACCGTTATGCACTGGTCTCTTCGGTTCTGGATCGTCGCGGGATACATCTCGATCCACAAATTTTTGATTATTTACTTAACTACGGATCTCATCAAACCTCGGTATTATTGCAGACCCTGGAGCAGATTATCCAGCTATTAAAAGGAGAAAAGTTAAAGGTAAGTCATGCCAATTTAAGACAGATTTATGCATTAATTGACGAATATCGATAA
- the cxpE gene encoding chloramphenicol efflux transporter CxpE, whose protein sequence is MIDRTLRRVFILAAIALLLWMLYLLKPVVIPFVAAFLIAYLLSPLVDKFHDAGLPRWLSISIVFIGIGILVTLAIWYLIPLIWQQLMYARDNIPAIIGWINSSFLPWLSNTFNMVEMEVDTNQISTVVMDYIQTHYSADSIQAFVLRLAQSGINFLQIGGMIVLIPIIAFYFLLDWDRMLESLRRLIPRPYEKSTLKIVSECHNVLGAFVKGQFLVMVLLGIVYAVGLQLIGLEVGLIIGMVAGLASIIPYLGFAVGIIAAVVATFLQFGIDWWQLVLVGVVFMVGQAVEGYVLQPFLLGDKIGLSPVAVVFAVLAGAQLAGFLGMLIALPVAAVIVVLLRHIREYYEHTEFYGYKTRVIRDASTGSISVETADVDVDIEMKKPEAKSLQADEKSSKMDASFNKDS, encoded by the coding sequence ATGATAGATCGCACATTGCGTCGCGTGTTTATCCTAGCTGCGATAGCTTTATTGCTGTGGATGTTGTATTTACTGAAACCTGTTGTTATTCCATTTGTTGCGGCATTTTTGATAGCTTATCTGTTAAGTCCGCTGGTCGATAAGTTTCATGATGCCGGACTACCGCGCTGGCTTTCAATCAGTATCGTGTTTATTGGAATTGGTATCCTGGTGACCCTGGCCATTTGGTATCTGATTCCATTAATCTGGCAGCAGCTGATGTATGCACGTGACAACATCCCGGCGATAATTGGATGGATCAATTCAAGCTTTTTACCCTGGTTGTCGAATACCTTTAATATGGTTGAAATGGAAGTCGATACGAACCAGATTTCCACTGTGGTCATGGACTATATACAGACCCATTATAGTGCAGATAGTATCCAGGCCTTTGTACTGCGTTTGGCTCAATCCGGGATTAACTTTTTACAGATTGGCGGGATGATTGTTCTGATTCCTATTATTGCCTTCTATTTCCTGCTGGATTGGGACCGTATGCTGGAAAGCTTGCGCCGCTTGATCCCGCGTCCTTATGAAAAAAGTACCTTGAAGATCGTATCTGAGTGCCATAATGTTTTGGGGGCTTTTGTCAAAGGACAGTTCCTGGTCATGGTTTTATTAGGAATTGTTTATGCAGTCGGTTTGCAACTGATTGGACTTGAAGTGGGCCTGATTATTGGCATGGTGGCAGGTCTGGCCAGTATTATTCCTTATCTGGGTTTTGCTGTCGGGATCATTGCAGCGGTGGTCGCGACCTTCTTGCAGTTTGGGATTGACTGGTGGCAGCTGGTTTTGGTCGGTGTGGTGTTTATGGTGGGGCAGGCCGTAGAGGGGTATGTGTTACAGCCTTTCTTGCTCGGGGATAAAATTGGTTTATCGCCAGTTGCTGTGGTGTTTGCGGTATTGGCAGGTGCGCAACTGGCCGGCTTTCTAGGGATGCTGATCGCCTTGCCGGTTGCTGCCGTAATTGTGGTGTTATTGCGACATATACGGGAGTATTATGAACATACAGAATTTTATGGTTATAAAACCCGGGTGATCAGAGATGCTTCGACAGGGTCGATCAGTGTTGAGACTGCAGACGTAGACGTTGATATTGAAATGAAAAAGCCAGAAGCAAAATCACTGCAGGCTGATGAAAAATCCAGTAAGATGGATGCCTCTTTTAATAAAGACTCATAA
- the purM gene encoding phosphoribosylformylglycinamidine cyclo-ligase, which translates to MSNSTSTPNTGLSYKDAGVDIEAGDALVDRIKTVAKRTSRPEVMGGLGGFGALCKIPKGYEEPVLVSGTDGVGTKLRLALNLNRHDTIGQDLVAMCVNDLLVCGAEPLFFLDYYATGQLNVDVAANVVTGIGKGCELAGCALVGGETAEMPGMYEGEDYDLAGFCVGVVEQSKIIDGSKVKAGDVLIGVASSGAHSNGYSLLRKILDVKNVDLNQIVDGRPLADVAMEPTRIYVKSILELLKHVDVHAMAHITGGGLPGNLPRVLPNGAQAVVNESSWEWPELFKLLQHEGGVEQFEMYRTFNCGVGMVLVVDAAAADQTIELLNSFGEKAWAMGHIVENAESVADADEKIRVVFA; encoded by the coding sequence ATGAGCAACTCAACTTCTACCCCAAACACTGGTTTAAGCTACAAAGATGCAGGTGTCGATATTGAAGCGGGCGACGCGTTAGTCGACCGAATCAAAACTGTCGCAAAGCGTACTTCCCGTCCTGAAGTGATGGGCGGTCTAGGCGGCTTTGGTGCACTTTGTAAAATCCCTAAAGGTTATGAAGAACCTGTTCTCGTATCTGGCACAGATGGTGTTGGTACAAAATTACGTTTAGCCCTGAACTTGAACCGTCATGACACGATTGGTCAAGATCTGGTGGCCATGTGTGTAAACGATCTTCTGGTATGTGGCGCAGAGCCACTGTTTTTCCTTGATTATTATGCCACTGGCCAGTTGAATGTCGATGTTGCTGCCAATGTCGTCACTGGTATCGGTAAAGGCTGTGAACTTGCCGGCTGTGCATTGGTAGGCGGTGAAACTGCTGAAATGCCAGGCATGTATGAAGGTGAAGATTACGATCTTGCAGGTTTCTGTGTGGGTGTGGTTGAGCAAAGCAAAATTATTGATGGCTCAAAAGTAAAAGCGGGTGATGTATTGATTGGTGTGGCTTCTTCAGGCGCCCATTCAAATGGTTACTCTCTGCTTCGTAAAATTCTTGACGTAAAAAATGTTGATCTGAATCAAATCGTAGATGGCCGTCCACTTGCCGATGTGGCAATGGAACCAACCCGTATCTATGTAAAATCTATTCTTGAACTGTTAAAACACGTTGATGTGCATGCAATGGCACACATTACCGGTGGTGGTTTACCAGGTAACCTGCCACGCGTATTGCCAAATGGTGCACAAGCGGTAGTGAATGAATCGTCATGGGAATGGCCAGAGCTGTTCAAACTGTTACAACACGAAGGTGGTGTAGAACAGTTTGAAATGTACCGCACATTCAACTGTGGTGTTGGTATGGTACTGGTTGTTGATGCAGCTGCTGCAGATCAAACCATAGAGCTTCTAAATAGCTTCGGCGAAAAAGCATGGGCGATGGGTCATATTGTCGAAAATGCTGAGTCTGTTGCAGATGCTGACGAAAAAATTCGTGTAGTTTTCGCTTAA
- the purN gene encoding phosphoribosylglycinamide formyltransferase — MIKIAVLVSGNGSNLQALIDADLSGKIVGVLSNKPEAYALTRAQQAKIATAVIEHKQYPSREAFDEVMHQQLLDWEADLIVLAGFMRILSKKFVKAWEGKMLNIHPSLLPHYKGMHTHQRVLNTGDILHGCTVHYVTAELDAGQALAQGVLRVSHQDNATTLAERVHKLEHLIYPQVVEWICSGTLQPADTGVYYHGKLMHEPVQFCKF, encoded by the coding sequence ATGATTAAAATCGCTGTTCTTGTTTCAGGAAATGGATCAAACCTGCAAGCCCTGATTGATGCAGATCTGTCAGGGAAAATTGTCGGGGTACTTTCCAACAAACCTGAAGCATATGCCTTAACGCGTGCACAACAAGCAAAAATTGCAACTGCGGTGATTGAACACAAGCAGTATCCAAGCCGTGAAGCATTTGATGAGGTTATGCATCAGCAGCTTCTGGACTGGGAGGCGGACCTGATCGTACTTGCAGGCTTTATGCGAATTTTAAGTAAAAAATTTGTAAAAGCCTGGGAAGGGAAAATGCTGAACATTCACCCTTCTCTCCTACCGCATTACAAAGGTATGCATACGCATCAACGTGTATTAAATACCGGAGATATATTGCATGGCTGTACTGTGCATTATGTGACTGCCGAGCTAGATGCCGGTCAGGCACTGGCTCAGGGTGTACTTAGAGTCAGTCATCAGGACAATGCCACAACCCTGGCAGAGCGAGTTCATAAGCTGGAACATCTGATCTACCCACAAGTGGTGGAATGGATCTGTAGCGGAACCCTTCAGCCTGCTGATACTGGGGTCTATTACCACGGTAAATTGATGCATGAACCGGTTCAATTCTGCAAGTTTTAA
- a CDS encoding alpha/beta fold hydrolase gives MKPLIHFAHANGVPSKVYQKLFDALQPDFDIIYVQALGPDKRYPVDNHWRGLTQQVTDSIVRQAHGRPVIGLGHSLGAVLSFQAALTRPELFSQVIMLDPPLIMGKEVLALHAAKILRLKALDQMSPAGLSKRRRDHWDSREQAAELLRPKGFYRDFDADCFQAYIDHGLSIDPVRGGVELTIPKMDEVEIFRTNPSLWWLPQSKPQVPVKVLVAEKGPFLERRFPQQIEKKFGIPFEIFPGGHMFPLEQPLKVAEKVRQLIQG, from the coding sequence ATGAAGCCTTTAATCCATTTTGCGCACGCCAATGGCGTGCCCTCCAAAGTCTATCAAAAGCTGTTCGATGCACTGCAACCGGACTTCGATATTATTTATGTTCAGGCTCTAGGCCCAGATAAACGTTATCCGGTAGACAATCACTGGCGGGGCCTGACTCAGCAAGTGACTGATAGTATTGTACGTCAGGCACATGGCAGGCCAGTGATCGGTTTAGGCCATTCTTTGGGTGCAGTATTGAGTTTTCAGGCAGCCTTAACACGTCCGGAACTGTTTTCTCAAGTGATTATGCTGGATCCACCCTTGATAATGGGTAAAGAAGTATTGGCATTACATGCTGCAAAAATACTGCGTTTAAAGGCGCTGGATCAAATGTCACCGGCTGGTTTATCCAAACGCCGTCGTGATCATTGGGACTCGCGTGAACAGGCGGCTGAGCTACTTCGTCCCAAAGGTTTTTATCGAGATTTTGATGCAGACTGTTTTCAGGCATATATTGATCATGGTCTCAGCATTGATCCAGTGCGGGGCGGTGTAGAGCTGACTATTCCGAAGATGGATGAAGTCGAGATCTTCAGGACCAATCCATCACTTTGGTGGCTGCCTCAGTCTAAACCTCAAGTTCCGGTGAAAGTGCTGGTGGCTGAAAAAGGCCCTTTTCTCGAGCGTCGATTCCCTCAACAGATTGAGAAAAAATTCGGTATTCCCTTTGAGATATTCCCCGGTGGACATATGTTTCCTCTGGAGCAGCCTTTAAAAGTCGCAGAGAAAGTCAGACAGCTCATCCAGGGATAA
- the sppA gene encoding signal peptide peptidase SppA, giving the protein MSDWPPKPENQIQQSSQPVQPTGPEWKLLEKAVLASVEEQRRARRWGIFFKFLTFAYLLIIILALGKSCSVASSEAGSGAGVHLAVVDIVGTIAADKQSVNSNNTIKSLKKAYENKQSKAVVLNINSPGGSPVQSDEIWQEIQYLKKQHPEKKLYAVIGDTGASGAYYIASAADEIIVNPSSLVGSIGVIMPNYGLNGLLQKMGVEDRTMTSGENKALLSMTQPVDPEQKAHVQGVLDNVHSHFIQAVKQGRGDKLKSTDPAIFSGLFWTGEQAVKLGIADRVGSLNTLKRELKTDKALNYTIEYSPFESVLGRMGSSIGEGIATSVAQKLQSENHTSLQ; this is encoded by the coding sequence ATGTCCGATTGGCCACCAAAACCTGAAAACCAAATACAACAGTCATCACAGCCAGTGCAACCCACTGGTCCGGAATGGAAGCTGCTGGAGAAAGCAGTTTTAGCTTCTGTAGAAGAACAGCGCCGTGCCCGTCGCTGGGGAATTTTTTTCAAATTTTTAACTTTTGCTTATCTGCTGATTATTATATTGGCACTCGGTAAAAGTTGTAGTGTAGCTTCTTCTGAGGCCGGCTCAGGCGCAGGTGTACATCTTGCAGTGGTCGACATTGTGGGCACGATTGCTGCTGACAAACAGAGTGTAAATAGCAACAATACGATTAAATCACTTAAAAAAGCCTATGAAAATAAACAGAGTAAGGCGGTGGTGCTGAATATTAACTCGCCAGGCGGTTCACCGGTGCAATCGGATGAAATCTGGCAGGAAATCCAGTATCTGAAAAAGCAGCATCCGGAGAAAAAACTGTATGCAGTGATTGGAGATACCGGTGCATCTGGTGCATATTATATTGCTTCGGCAGCCGATGAAATCATTGTGAATCCATCCAGTCTGGTGGGTTCAATTGGCGTGATTATGCCAAATTATGGCTTAAATGGTCTGTTACAGAAAATGGGAGTTGAAGACCGCACCATGACCTCTGGTGAAAATAAAGCTTTGCTCTCCATGACTCAGCCGGTAGATCCTGAGCAAAAAGCACATGTACAGGGTGTGCTGGATAATGTGCATAGTCATTTTATTCAGGCGGTAAAACAGGGCCGGGGCGACAAACTGAAATCAACTGATCCTGCCATATTCTCCGGTTTGTTCTGGACAGGTGAGCAGGCAGTAAAACTCGGTATTGCAGATCGTGTTGGTAGTCTGAACACATTAAAACGTGAATTGAAAACAGATAAAGCCTTGAACTATACCATCGAATATAGCCCATTTGAGTCAGTGCTTGGCCGTATGGGATCATCAATCGGTGAAGGAATTGCCACTTCGGTTGCCCAGAAACTCCAGTCAGAGAATCATACATCGCTGCAATGA
- a CDS encoding lysophospholipid acyltransferase family protein → MTERSSQNIAYSVLKFISRQPIQFSRWIAQALAGLVNILKISKTSNTIRLNLEVSLPELSKEQREQITRAAIRNELMSYFEFFSIWGSSNEKNLSRIHQVHGQDIFQQALAENKGLVLIVPHFGTWEIMNAYFAQYTQMTIMYKPVKNPAVDRFVHLARSREKAHLVPTNDSGVRQIFKALRQGGTTVILPDHTPSIGGEYLPYFGIPLATSNLSAKLIQKTKAEALFLYALRNDNGGFDMHIEAMDEQIYENDANYGTQVIFKTLENLIRRYPEHYHWSYKRFKANPELRGLYTMEHQQALAKVQQIRTAAQQQNKLIAPI, encoded by the coding sequence ATGACTGAACGAAGCTCGCAGAATATTGCTTATAGTGTATTAAAGTTTATTAGCCGTCAGCCGATTCAATTTTCACGTTGGATTGCGCAGGCTCTGGCTGGTTTGGTCAATATTTTAAAAATTTCAAAAACTTCCAATACTATTCGATTAAATCTGGAAGTCAGCCTGCCTGAGCTTTCCAAGGAGCAACGGGAACAAATTACCCGCGCAGCCATCCGTAATGAACTGATGTCTTATTTTGAGTTCTTTAGTATTTGGGGTTCCAGTAACGAAAAAAACCTATCCCGCATCCATCAGGTTCATGGTCAAGATATCTTTCAGCAGGCTTTAGCTGAAAATAAGGGACTTGTGTTAATTGTGCCGCATTTTGGGACTTGGGAAATTATGAATGCCTATTTTGCCCAGTATACCCAAATGACCATCATGTATAAGCCAGTTAAAAATCCAGCTGTTGATCGTTTTGTACATCTGGCACGTAGCCGTGAAAAAGCTCATCTGGTTCCGACCAATGACTCCGGTGTCCGTCAAATCTTTAAGGCACTTAGACAAGGAGGGACGACTGTTATTCTGCCGGATCATACCCCAAGTATCGGGGGGGAATATCTGCCTTATTTTGGTATCCCGCTCGCTACCAGCAATTTAAGTGCCAAGCTTATTCAAAAAACCAAAGCCGAAGCCTTGTTTTTATACGCTTTACGTAATGACAATGGCGGCTTCGATATGCATATCGAAGCGATGGACGAGCAGATCTATGAAAATGATGCAAATTATGGGACACAGGTCATTTTTAAAACTCTTGAAAACCTGATACGGCGCTATCCTGAGCATTATCACTGGAGTTATAAACGCTTCAAGGCCAATCCAGAATTACGCGGATTGTATACCATGGAGCATCAACAAGCCTTGGCCAAAGTCCAGCAGATCAGAACAGCAGCTCAACAACAAAATAAACTTATTGCACCTATTTAA